The DNA sequence CGAACACCGCGCAGGATCAACGTGGCTCCGACCCGCTGCGCGTATTCCACGAGCAGGCCGTCGAAACAATCCACCTCGACGTTGTCGAACGAGCGCGTGGCCTCGCGGAGCAGTCCGGTCCGCTCCTCCAGGGAGAACAGCGGCTGCTTGTCCTCGTTGCTGAGGATCGCGAGAATCAGCCGGTCGACGTGCCGCCGCCCCCGCTCGACGAGGTCGAGGTGGCCGTAGGTGACGGGATCGAACGTCCCCGGGTAAACGCCGATGTGCATCACGCTCCCCTCCGCGTCTTCGGACGCGGCGCCGTCCAGGTCCCCGCCTCCACCAGCAACTCCTCCGCGTTCCGGCGGGCGCCCTCGGTGAGCTCGCGCCCTCCGAGCATCCGGGCCAGCTCCTCGACACGGGCCGCGCCGTCGAGCGCGCAAATATCCGTCGAGGTCCGGCCTTCGGCCACCCGCTTGCGGACATGGTAGTGACGCGACGCGTGGGCGGCGACCTGCGGGAGGTGGGTCACGCACAGCACCTGGTGGCGTCCCGCGAGCGTCCCGAGTCGGGCCCCCACCGCCGCCGCCACGGCCCCCCCGACGCCGGCGTCCACCTCGTCGAAGACGAGCACGCGACCCGACCCGGCCCCCTCGAGGACGAGATGCAGCGCGAGCATCACGCGCGACAACTCTCCGCCCGAGGCGGTCTGGGCGAGCGGACGGGACGGCTCCCCGGGGTTCGCGGCCAGGAGGAACTCCGCCCGCTCGGCGCCGCGCGGCCCCGGAGGTCCCTCGCGCAAGGCGACCGCGAACCGCGCCTTCACGAGCGCGAGCGCCCCGAGCTGCGTTTCGACCTCGCGCGAAAGCACGGCCGCCGCGGCGCGCCGCCGCTCCGACAACGCCTTCGCGGCGGCGGCGTACGCCGCCTCGGCCTCCTCCGCCGCGCGCTCGGCCTGCTCGATCGAGCGGTCCACGTCCTCGAGCTGCGCGCGCTCCGCCTCCGCCGCCTCCCGCGTCGCGAGGGCCGCCTCCTCGTCCGGGCCGTACCGGAGCAGGAGCCGGTCGAGCGCGGCCAGGCGCGTCGCGATCCCCTCGAGACGGGCGGGATCGAAGTCGGCGCGGTCGCGCCAGGCTCCGAGGGTGGCGCCGGCGTCCTGGAGCTCGAGCCGCGCCGTCTCCACGCGCCGCGCGAGCTCGGCGAGCCCGGGATCGATCTCCGCGAGCTCTGCGACCCGGCGGGCCGCCGAGGCGGCGAGGGCGGCGGCCGACGGCTCCCCCTCGTGCAGCGCGTCCGTCGCCTCCTCGAGAAGGCGGGCGACGCGCTCGGCGTGCTGGAGCACCCGACGCTCGCGGTCGAGGCGCTCGCGCTCGCCGGGACGCGGGTCGAGGGCGTCGATCTCGCGGACGACCTCGCGCAGCGTCGCGATCCGCGCCTCGCGATCGCGCGCCGCGTCCCGGAGGTGCTCGAGGGCCTCGCGCTTCCGCCGGCGCTCGTCCCAGGCCGCGGCCACCCGATCGGCGGCCTCGGCCGCCCCCGCCCGCGCGTCGAGCAGGTCGAGCTGGCGGTCGCCGGCCAGCAGGCTCTGGTGCTCGTGTTGTCCGTGCAGCTCCACGAGCAGGCCGCCGATCTCGCGAAGCACGGCGACGGTCGTCGGGGATCCGTTCACGAACACCCGGCCCCCGCCGGAGGAGGCGACCTCCCGCTTGACGACGAGGCCGTCTTCCCCGCGCTCGACGCCCCGCGCGTCGAGGAGCGCCTCGAGGGGCGAGGGGAACGGCGGCTCGAACACCGCCTCGACGATCGCGCGGTCGGACCCCGACCGGACGAGCGAGGCGGAGGATCGCTCCCCGGCGGCCAGGCCCAGGGCGTCGACGAGGATGGACTTGCCGGCGCCGGTTTCCCCGGTGAGGACGTTGAGCCCCGCGCCGAATTCGACGGTGAGCTCCTCCACGACGGCGACGTTGCGGATGCGGAGCGTGCGCAGCATGCGTGATTCCGGGAGGCGTGCGGGAGCCGCGAGGATACCACGCGTTCCTTTTGACGCCCCCCCGGGGCTCCGTTAGCATGGCCGCGTTTTTTGTCGTCAAGGAGGTGCGTTGACCGCGCCGATTCTCGCCACGAACGCGACCAACCTGGACGTCTGGTCGCTCGTCCTCCAGTCCGGGCCGATGGCGACGTTCATCCTCGTCGTCCTCGCCGGCTTCTCCGTCGTCTCCTGGGCCATCCTCGCCGAAAGGTTCAAGGCGTTCCGGCGGGCGGAGTCCGAGACGGACGCGTTCCTCCAGCGTTTCCAGCAGGGGGGAGGCCTCGCCGCCATCCAGGACGCGACCGCACCGCTGAAGCACTCCCCCGTCGCCGCGGTCTTCCGCGCGGGGTTCCGGGAGATCAGCCTCAATCCGCCTCCTTCGGGGCACGTGACGGAGACCGCGGAGCTCGAGGCGCTCGATCGCGTCCTGCGCAAGACCGCGACCGTGAAGCTCCACGACCTCGAGCGCAGCCTGGGCCTGCTGGCGACGACCGCGGGCGCCACGCCGTTCATCGGACTGTTCGGCACCGTCTGGGGAATCATGAACGCCTTCCGCGCGATCGGCGGCTCGCAGAGCGCCTCGCTGCAGTCGTACGCGCCCGGCATCGCCGAGGCGCTCGTCGCCACCGCCGCGGGGCTCGCGGCCGCGATCCCCGCGCTCATCGGGTACAACCACTTCCAGCGCCGGCTCCGCTCGATCGAGACGCGCCTGGAGGAGTTCACCGCCGACTTCATCCACCGCGTCCAGGGACGAAGGAGCTGAGGTGGGCGCCGGCGTCTCTTCGGGTGGTCCCCGTCGCGACCGCAGGCCCCTCGCCGACATCAACATCACGCCGCTGGTCGACGTGATGCTGGTGCTCCTCATCATCTCGATGCTCGCGGCGCCGATGCTCCAGAAGGGGATCCAGCTCGAGCTCCCCGAGGCCGCGAGCGCGACGGACATCCGCGACTCCCAGGTCGTCGTCTCGCTCGATCGCGACGGCCGCCTGAGGATCGGCGACACCCCGGTGCACGTCGACGTCCTCGAGTCCCGCATGAAGGCGCTCGCGACGTCCCGCCCCAAGGAGACGGTGTTCCTCCGGGCGGACAAGTTCCTCCCCTACGGCGAGGTCCTGCTCGTCATGGATCGCATTCGCAAGGCCGGGGTGACCCGCGTCGCGCTCGTCACCGTGCCCCTCGACACGGCGGCCGAGCGCCGCTGAGGGCCGATTGAGGATCGTCCTGCGCTTCCGCGCTCCGCGAGGCGTCCCCGGCGGGTACGTCGGGGCGTCGCTCGCCGCACACGCCGTCTTCGCCGCCGCGCTCGTGCTCGTGCCCCTGCTGCGCCCGCGGCCGCCCCTGATCCCCGTCGACGCGACCGTCGTCGAGCTGGCCGGCCCGCTTCCGACACCGTCGCGAGGCGGGTCGAGCGCCGTGGCCGCCCCGGCGCCGCCGAAACCCGCGCCGAAGGTGGTCGAGAAACCCGCGGAGAAGCCGCCCGCGCCGGAGAAACTCGTCCTCGCCAAGCCTTCCAAGAAGAAGGAACCGGACAAGAAAAAGAAACCCGAGCCCGCGGAAGGGGCGGAGGGCCCGCCGTCGGCCCCCCCTGCCCCCGCGAGCCCCGCCCCCGCGGGAGCCGGCACCGGCGTGACCGCCCTGGAGGGAGGGGGCGTCCCCGGCGCCGGCTGGTACAACGCCGCGGTGACGAGCGCGCTCCAGAGCGCGTGGGTGAAACCGGTGCTCGACGCCGCCGACCAGGCCTACTCGGTCGTCGTCGCCTTCGAGATCGGCCGCGACGGGAACGTGTTCAACCTCGCCGTGGACATCCCCAGCGGCGTCGCCGCGCTCGACCGCTCCGCCCTGCGCGCCGTGACCGACGCCGCGCCGTTCCCCGCCCCTCCCGCGAGCGCCGGCGGCTCCATCCGCCAGCGCATCCGATTCGAGCTCACCCCCGAATGAGGAGATCGATGTCGCGCGCCCTCGTTTTCGTCGCCGCCGCGGCGCTCGTCGCGTCCGCCCTCCCCGCCCAGCAGCCCGCCCCCGCCGATCCGGGCATCACCGGTGTGGTGAAAGGGGAAGGGTTCACGCGCATCCGCATCGCCGTCCCCGACGTCGAGGCGGAGCCCGGCGCCGAGAGCGTCGCCCGCGAGATCTCGGCCGTGTTGCGCGACGACCTCGCGTTCAGCGGGTACTTCGAGGTCGTCGACCCGGCGACGTACGCGATGATCGCGACGTCCAAGGAGAAGACGGCCGCCGCGAAATGGCTCTCGATCGGCGCCGCCGCGGTCGTGACGAACCGGGCGAAGGTCGCCGGCGGGCGCATCGACCTGCGGGCGCGCCTCGAGGACACCCAGCAGGGCGCCAAGCTCTTCGAGACGCGGTACGGCGGAACCGTCGAGCTCGCGCGGCGCGTCGCCCACCAGGTCGCCGACGACATCGTCAAGCACTTCACCGGACGCCCCGGGATCGCCCTCACGCGGATCGCCTTCACCTCCAAACACGGCAAGGGGAAGGAGATCTACCTGATGGATTACGACGGCGCCCGCGTCCGCCGGATCACGACGACCGGAACGATCAACCTCGCCCCCGCGTGGTCCCCGTCGAGCGACCGGCTCGCGTTCATCTCGTGGCGGGGCGGCGGCCCTTCGGTCTACGTACTCGACACGGAGGGGACGCTCACGCGCATCCCGGTCCTGACCTCCGAACTGAACTCCTCCCCGGACTGGTCTCCCGACGGTCGCAAGCTCGTCTACACCTCGATCGCCGACGGAAACGCCGAGTTGTTCCTGCTCGACCTCACGACGGGGAAGAACACGCGCCTGACCCGCTCCCCGGGGATCGACACCTCCCCGGCGTGGTCCCCCAACGGACGCGAGATCGCGTTCACCTCCGACCGCGGCGGCACGCCCCAGATCTACCTGATGGACGCCGACGGCCTGAACGTGCGCCGCGTGACCGGCGACGGGAACTACAGCGACTCCGCGGCATGGTCGCCGCGCGGAGACAAACTCGCCTACGTGACCCGCATCGACCGCCGCTTCCAGATCCTGATCCGCGACGTCGCGACGGGCTCCGTCGCGCAGGTCACGAGCCAGGGAAACAACGAGAACCCCCGCTTCGCTCCCGACGGGCGCCATCTGGTCTTCGCGTCGGATCGTGCGGGCTCCTACGACATCTACACGATGGCGACCGACGGATCCGACGTGCGCCGCCTCACGAAAGGGGGCGACGCCTTTACCCCGGACTGGTCGCGCTGATAAAATCGCCGTCCCTCGGCCCACCCACAGGAGACCGATCATGCGTATCCGGCTCGCCGCGTTCCCCCTGCTCGTCGCCGTCGCCCTCCTCGCCGTCGCGACGGGTTGCCCCCCGAAACCGGTCGAGACGACGCCCACGCCCGCACCCGCGCCGGTCGAGACGCCGCCGCCCACGCCCGCACCCGAGCCCAAGACCGAGGTCACCGAACCCTTCAAGCCCGAAGCGCCGGTCACCCGCGAGGTCGTCCCGTCGATCGACGAGATCAACAGGAGCGGCGTCCTGAAGACCGTCTACTTCGGTTACGACAGCTCCGAGATCGACGACGCGGCGCGCGCGGCGCTCCAGTCCAACGCGGACTGGCTGAAGAAGAACGCGAAGTTCGTCGTCGAGATCGGCGGCCACTGCGACGAGCGCGGCACGATCGAATACAACATCGCCCTGGGGAATCGCCGCGGAGACTCCGTGCGCCAGTACCTCGCGAGCCTGGGCGTGAACCCCTCGCAGCTCGTCGTCGTCTCGTACGGCGAGGAGAAGCCGGTCGATCCCGGACACGGCGAGGAGAGCTGGGCGAAGAACCGCCGCGCCGAATTCGTCGTCGTGCGCTGAGTCGATGCGCGTTTCCTTTCGTCTTTCCGCCCTTGCGGTCGCCCTCGCGGCGACCGCAGGGTGCGTCCTCCCCGACGACGTCGCCCGCCTCCAGCAGGACGTCGCGGACGTCCGCAACGAGCTCGCCAAGGTCAAGGCCGAGCAGGCCGCCGCCGCGGAAAGCGCCAAGAAGCTCGAGGCGCGGCTCGGGACCGTAGACGCCGTCCCTCGCACGGAGTTCGCGGACCTCAAGCTCCAGGTCGACGGGTTCCGACGTCAGATGACCGCCCTCGACGAGCGCATCGCCGAAGCGGAGCGCCGGATGGATCGCGTGGGCCAGGACGTCGCCGCCAGCCGCGAGTTGAGCAAGCGCGCCGCCTCCCAGCCCCCCGTCGGGACCCCGGGACCCGCGCCCGCGGCGAGTCCCGCCCCCGAGAGCCTCTACGGCCAGGCCTACGGCGATTTCTCGAAGGGGAACTGGGCCCTCGCAGCCTCGGGGTTCGAGGAGTACGCGGAGCGCTTCCCCGACAGCGACCAGGCCGACAACGCCCTCTACTGGATCGCCGAGTGCGCCTTCGCCCAGGGGAGGTACGCCGACGCCCTCCAGGCGTACGACCGGATGCTGGAGCGATATCCGCGCTCCGAGAAGGCGGCGGCCGCCAATCTGAAGAAAGCGCTGGCGCTGCTGGAGAAAAACGAAGTGGGGAAGGCCTCGGCGCAGCTCCGATACGTCGTGGACACCTACCCCGGGACCGACGAGGCCAAGATCGCCACGGACCGGCTCGCCGCCCTCGGCCGCTGACCGTCCGCCCCCCGCCTTGACGCCCCGGGGGGCGTTCTCTAGAATCCGGGGGTTTTTCGGAGGTCCAACGTCTTCATGGCTAACCACGCTTCGGCTGAAAAGAAGAACCGCGCGGACGTGCAGCGCAACCTGCGCAACCGCCAGCACATCACGCGGCTGCGTTCGCAGGTCAAGAAGTTCCGTCAGGCGGTCGCGTCGGGTGACGCGGCGACGGCGAAGGGGATGCTCGACGACACCCTCGCCCTCGTGGACCGCTCCGCGAAACACGGCGTCATCCACGACAACGCCGCCGCCCGGACGAAGTCCCGCCTCGTCGTCTCCTTGAACAAGCTGGCCGCCAAGTAGCCCGGACGGGCGTCGCTCAGGCGCCCCTCGCCCGCACCGCCGCGACCGCCGCCAGGGCGGTCAGCCCGACGTTCTGCAGGAGTTTCGACGCGCCCACCGGCTCGGACGCCCCCTTCCCGAAACAACCGCAATCGATCGAGAGCCCCTTCGACCACGCCCAGACGACGGCCAGGGTGAAGACCACCATCGCCCCGGTCGCGACGACCGCCGCCGCGCGCTCGCGGATCCCCGCGAGCAGGGCGAGCGCCACGACGAGCTCGATCCACGGCAGGGTCATCGCGAGGAGGTGGTGCGACCACACGGGGGCCAGCTGGTACGCGGCGATGTCCTTCGCGAACTGGGGGACGTCGGAGATCTTCGGGAGCGCCGCGGCGAGAAAGACC is a window from the Candidatus Polarisedimenticolaceae bacterium genome containing:
- a CDS encoding energy transducer TonB, yielding MRIVLRFRAPRGVPGGYVGASLAAHAVFAAALVLVPLLRPRPPLIPVDATVVELAGPLPTPSRGGSSAVAAPAPPKPAPKVVEKPAEKPPAPEKLVLAKPSKKKEPDKKKKPEPAEGAEGPPSAPPAPASPAPAGAGTGVTALEGGGVPGAGWYNAAVTSALQSAWVKPVLDAADQAYSVVVAFEIGRDGNVFNLAVDIPSGVAALDRSALRAVTDAAPFPAPPASAGGSIRQRIRFELTPE
- a CDS encoding biopolymer transporter ExbD, which gives rise to MGAGVSSGGPRRDRRPLADINITPLVDVMLVLLIISMLAAPMLQKGIQLELPEAASATDIRDSQVVVSLDRDGRLRIGDTPVHVDVLESRMKALATSRPKETVFLRADKFLPYGEVLLVMDRIRKAGVTRVALVTVPLDTAAERR
- a CDS encoding MauE/DoxX family redox-associated membrane protein; the encoded protein is MEDFLRHRWVVRTAQIATALVFLAAALPKISDVPQFAKDIAAYQLAPVWSHHLLAMTLPWIELVVALALLAGIRERAAAVVATGAMVVFTLAVVWAWSKGLSIDCGCFGKGASEPVGASKLLQNVGLTALAAVAAVRARGA
- the ybgF gene encoding tol-pal system protein YbgF, translated to MRVSFRLSALAVALAATAGCVLPDDVARLQQDVADVRNELAKVKAEQAAAAESAKKLEARLGTVDAVPRTEFADLKLQVDGFRRQMTALDERIAEAERRMDRVGQDVAASRELSKRAASQPPVGTPGPAPAASPAPESLYGQAYGDFSKGNWALAASGFEEYAERFPDSDQADNALYWIAECAFAQGRYADALQAYDRMLERYPRSEKAAAANLKKALALLEKNEVGKASAQLRYVVDTYPGTDEAKIATDRLAALGR
- a CDS encoding MotA/TolQ/ExbB proton channel family protein translates to MTAPILATNATNLDVWSLVLQSGPMATFILVVLAGFSVVSWAILAERFKAFRRAESETDAFLQRFQQGGGLAAIQDATAPLKHSPVAAVFRAGFREISLNPPPSGHVTETAELEALDRVLRKTATVKLHDLERSLGLLATTAGATPFIGLFGTVWGIMNAFRAIGGSQSASLQSYAPGIAEALVATAAGLAAAIPALIGYNHFQRRLRSIETRLEEFTADFIHRVQGRRS
- the pal gene encoding peptidoglycan-associated lipoprotein Pal, translating into MRIRLAAFPLLVAVALLAVATGCPPKPVETTPTPAPAPVETPPPTPAPEPKTEVTEPFKPEAPVTREVVPSIDEINRSGVLKTVYFGYDSSEIDDAARAALQSNADWLKKNAKFVVEIGGHCDERGTIEYNIALGNRRGDSVRQYLASLGVNPSQLVVVSYGEEKPVDPGHGEESWAKNRRAEFVVVR
- the recN gene encoding DNA repair protein RecN, with protein sequence MLRTLRIRNVAVVEELTVEFGAGLNVLTGETGAGKSILVDALGLAAGERSSASLVRSGSDRAIVEAVFEPPFPSPLEALLDARGVERGEDGLVVKREVASSGGGRVFVNGSPTTVAVLREIGGLLVELHGQHEHQSLLAGDRQLDLLDARAGAAEAADRVAAAWDERRRKREALEHLRDAARDREARIATLREVVREIDALDPRPGERERLDRERRVLQHAERVARLLEEATDALHEGEPSAAALAASAARRVAELAEIDPGLAELARRVETARLELQDAGATLGAWRDRADFDPARLEGIATRLAALDRLLLRYGPDEEAALATREAAEAERAQLEDVDRSIEQAERAAEEAEAAYAAAAKALSERRRAAAAVLSREVETQLGALALVKARFAVALREGPPGPRGAERAEFLLAANPGEPSRPLAQTASGGELSRVMLALHLVLEGAGSGRVLVFDEVDAGVGGAVAAAVGARLGTLAGRHQVLCVTHLPQVAAHASRHYHVRKRVAEGRTSTDICALDGAARVEELARMLGGRELTEGARRNAEELLVEAGTWTAPRPKTRRGA
- the tolB gene encoding Tol-Pal system beta propeller repeat protein TolB, giving the protein MSRALVFVAAAALVASALPAQQPAPADPGITGVVKGEGFTRIRIAVPDVEAEPGAESVAREISAVLRDDLAFSGYFEVVDPATYAMIATSKEKTAAAKWLSIGAAAVVTNRAKVAGGRIDLRARLEDTQQGAKLFETRYGGTVELARRVAHQVADDIVKHFTGRPGIALTRIAFTSKHGKGKEIYLMDYDGARVRRITTTGTINLAPAWSPSSDRLAFISWRGGGPSVYVLDTEGTLTRIPVLTSELNSSPDWSPDGRKLVYTSIADGNAELFLLDLTTGKNTRLTRSPGIDTSPAWSPNGREIAFTSDRGGTPQIYLMDADGLNVRRVTGDGNYSDSAAWSPRGDKLAYVTRIDRRFQILIRDVATGSVAQVTSQGNNENPRFAPDGRHLVFASDRAGSYDIYTMATDGSDVRRLTKGGDAFTPDWSR
- the rpsT gene encoding 30S ribosomal protein S20; this encodes MANHASAEKKNRADVQRNLRNRQHITRLRSQVKKFRQAVASGDAATAKGMLDDTLALVDRSAKHGVIHDNAAARTKSRLVVSLNKLAAK
- the coaD gene encoding pantetheine-phosphate adenylyltransferase, whose translation is MHIGVYPGTFDPVTYGHLDLVERGRRHVDRLILAILSNEDKQPLFSLEERTGLLREATRSFDNVEVDCFDGLLVEYAQRVGATLILRGVRAVSDFEYELQMAMMNRRLAPGVETAFLMPNEAYSYLSSRLVREVARLGGDIRGLVPPNVERAFETKFGRRASRS